A stretch of the Zonotrichia albicollis isolate bZonAlb1 chromosome 29, bZonAlb1.hap1, whole genome shotgun sequence genome encodes the following:
- the LOC102062502 gene encoding perilipin-3 isoform X2: MATSEPTPAQPKAEEPQNIGTRVANLPLVSSAYDMVSSAYTCTKESHPYVRSVCDVAEKGVKTLTAAAVSGAQPLLTRLEPQISSANEFACKGLDKLEEKLPILQQPPQKIISDTKLLVTSTVTGARDVLTSTVAGARDAVSNTMAGARDAVSSRMAGAKDAVSGTVAGAKDAVSSTVSGARDAVSSTVAGARDAVSSTVTGAKDAVTSRVTGVMDMTKGAVQGGVEMTRSAVSSGVSTVGQMVASRVDSMLGKSEELVDHYLPLTDGELAQLATAVEGFEPEQQRQQQSYFVRLGSLSSKVRQRALQHSLSKLQSARQSCQDQLAQLQRTLDLVETLKQGVDQKLQGGQEKLQQLWLEWSKKQPDGGKDQVPPEAVESGTVSMLQGLSQQLQSSCQPLVCSLQGLPAAVQDKAGQVRHNVEGLRAALGSVRSLQDVTGPVLARARDHAAQARLLMDELVEQVAFNTPLTWLVGPFAPSGKRPVEPEAE; the protein is encoded by the exons aTGGCCACCAGCGAGCCCACGCCGGCGCAGCCCAAGGCAGAGGAGCCGCAG AACATCGGGACGCGCGTGGCCAACCTGCCCCTGGTGAGCTCAGCTTACGACATGGTGTCCTCCGCCTACACCTGCACCAAGGAGAGCCACCCCTACGTGCGCTCCGTCTGCGATGTGGCTGAGAAGGGCGTGAAGACGCTGACGGCGGCAGCGGTGAGCGGggcccagcccctcctcacccGGCTGGAGCCCCAGA tTTCTTCCGCCAATGAATTCGCCTGCAAAGGGCTGGACAagctggaggagaagctgcccatcctgcagcagccccccCAGAAG ATCATCTCAGACACCAAACTGCTGGTGACCTCCACGGTGACGGGGGCCAGGGATGTGCTGACCAGCACCGTGGCCGGGGCCAGAGATGCAGTGTCCAACACCATGGCCGGAGCCAGGGATGCAGTGTCCAGCAGGATGGCCGGAGCCAAAGATGCAGTGTCCGGCACTGTGGCTGGGGCTAAAGATGCAGTGTCCAGCACTGTGTCTGGGGCCAGGGATGCAGTGTCCAGTACAGTGGCCGGAGCCAGGGATGCAGTGTCCAGCACCGTGACCGGGGCCAAGGACGCGGTGACCAGCCGAGTGACCGGTGTGATGGACATGACCAAAGGGGCAGTGCAGGGTGGCGTGGAGATGACCAGGTCAGCGGTCAGCAGCGGTGTCAGCACCGTGGGCCAGATGGTGGCCAGCAGGGTGGACTCCATGCTGGGCAAGTCGGAGGAGCTGGTGGACCATTACCTGCCCTTGACAGACGGGGAGCTGG cccagctggccacGGCCGTGGAGGGCTTCGAGCcggagcagcagcggcagcagcagagctacTTCGTGCGCCTGGGCTCCCTGTCCAGCAAGGTGCGGCAGCGAGCGCTCCAGCACTCCCTGAGCAAACTGCAGAGCGCCcgccagagctgccaggaccagctggcccagctccagcGCACCCTCGACCTG GTGGAGACCCTGAAGCAAGGCGTGGACCAgaagctgcagggagggcaggagaagctgcagcagctgtggctggagtgGAGCAAGAAGCAGCCCGATGGTGGCAAGGACCAGGTGCCACCGGAG GCGGTGGAGTCGGGCACGGTGAGcatgctgcagggcctgagccagcagctgcagagctcctgccagccgCTGGTGTGCAGCCTGCAGGGCCTCCCCGCCGCCGTGCAGGACAAGGCGGGGCAGGTCCGGCACAACGTGGAGGGGCTGCGGGCGGCGCTGGGCTCGGTCCGCTCCCTGCAGGACGTGACGGGCCCCGTGCTGGCCCGGGCCCGCGACCACGCCGCCCAAGCCCGGCTGCTGATGGACGAGCTGGTGGAACAAGTGGCCTTCAACACCCCCCTGACGTGGCTGGTGGGACCCTTCGCCCCCTCGGGCAAGCGCCCGGTGGAGCCGGAGGCGGAGTAG
- the LOC141725334 gene encoding perilipin-3-like isoform X6, which produces MSAESAAVPAEPGLDTQSVVSRVASLPLVSCACGAVAAAYGRTKERHPSVGSVCSAAEKGLRTLTAAAASGAQPLLTRLEPQISTANKLACRGLDKLEEKLPVLQQPPERVVAGTRALVSGTVSGVAARTRSALGAVVGTRVGQLLASGVGTVLGKSEQLLDRYLPGMDQELVAAAGTEVTRGTEVTTDMEVTTGMEVIRGTEVTMGTKVTRGMEVATGTVVTRGTEVTTGTEVATGTEVTRGMEVTTGTEVATGTEVTTGTEVAPQERQRRWQSYFVRVGSLSARLPHRALRRSLGDLQRARLRAQRLLGQLHHVIRLIEEGQQGTDGPWHSAREHLHQLWLEWSQQDAVPMEDSEVESRTLAMLQGLLQQLHAACSHLAAGARAFPSSVQETAGHVRHGVEGVQASLGSARSLQELSGLVLAQSREAVTRAQLSLEGLLEHVGQHTPLPWLLGPFAPALVEYPEDVPVDMSKWEGCVTVGGTRRVPAAPQLCGRH; this is translated from the exons GCGGTGCCGGCCGAGCCCGGGCTGGACACACAG AGCGTGGTGAGCCGCGTGGCCAGCCTGCCCCTGGTGAGCTGTGCCTGCGGGGCCGTGGCCGCGGCGTACGGGCGCACCAAGGAGCGGCACCCGAGCGTGGGCTCCGTCTGCAGCGCAGCCGAGAAGGGCCTGAGGACCCTGACAGCGGCGGCAGCCAGCGGggcccagcccctcctcacccGGCTGGAGCCCCAGA TTTCCACCGCCAACAAGTTGGCCTGCAGAGGGCTGGACAagctggaggagaagctgcccgtgctgcagcagccccccGAGAGG gtggTGGCCGGGACCAGGGCGCTGGTGTCGGGCACGGTGAGCGGGGTGGCAGCGAGGACGCGCTCGGCGCTCGGGGCCGTGGTTGGCACCCGcgtggggcagctgctggcctCGGGCGTGGGCACCGTGCTGGGCAagtcagagcagctgctggatcGGTACCTCCCTGGGATggaccaggagctgg tggcagcagcaggcacgGAGGTGACCAGAGGCACCGAGGTGACCACGGACATGGAGGTGACCACGGGCATGGAGGTGATCAGGGGCACGGAGGTAACCATGGGCACAAAGGTTACCAGGGGCATGGAGGTGGCCACAGGGACAGTGGTGACCAGGGGCACGGAGGTGACCACAGGCACGGAGGTGgccacagggacagaggtgacCAGGGGCATGGAGGTGACCACGGGCACGGAGGTGgccacagggacagaggtgacCACGGGCACGGAGGTGGCCCCGCAGGAGCGGCAGAGGCGGTGGCAGAGCTACTTTGTCCGCGTGGGCTCCCTGTCGGCCAGGCTGCCCCACCGGGCCCTGCGGCGCTCGCTGGGTGACCTGCAGCGGGCACGGCTCCGTGCCCAGCGGCTCCTGGGCCAGCTCCACCACGTCATCCGGCTG ATCgaggaggggcagcagggcacGGACGGGCCCTGGCACAGCGCCCGGGAGCACCTGCACCAGCTGTGGCTGGAGTGGAGCCAGCAGGACGCGGTGCCCATGGAGGACAGCGAG GTGGAGTCCCGGACTCTGGCCATGCTCcaggggctcctgcagcagctccacgcCGCCTGCTCCCACCTGGCCGCGGGCGCCCGCGCCTTCCCCAGCAGCGTGCAGGAGACAGCGGGACACGTCCGGCACGGCGTGGAGGGCGTCCAGgcctccctgggcagcgccCGCTCCTTGCAGGAGCTGTCGGGGCTGGTGCTGGCGCAGAGCAGGGAGGCGGTGACGCgggcccagctcagcctcgaggggctgctggagcacgTGGGGCAGCACACgcccctgccctggctcctggGACCCTTCGCCCCCGCGCTGGTGGAGTACCCGGAGGATGTCCCGGTGGACATGTCCAAGTGGGAGGGCTGTGTCACCGTGGGGGGGACGCGCCGGGTGCCCGCTGCCCCCCAGCTCTGCGGCCGCCACTGA
- the LOC102062502 gene encoding perilipin-3 isoform X1 — protein sequence MRSGRAPGYKGRRGGAGRARSRTERSRTDLSRQRPTMATSEPTPAQPKAEEPQNIGTRVANLPLVSSAYDMVSSAYTCTKESHPYVRSVCDVAEKGVKTLTAAAVSGAQPLLTRLEPQISSANEFACKGLDKLEEKLPILQQPPQKIISDTKLLVTSTVTGARDVLTSTVAGARDAVSNTMAGARDAVSSRMAGAKDAVSGTVAGAKDAVSSTVSGARDAVSSTVAGARDAVSSTVTGAKDAVTSRVTGVMDMTKGAVQGGVEMTRSAVSSGVSTVGQMVASRVDSMLGKSEELVDHYLPLTDGELAQLATAVEGFEPEQQRQQQSYFVRLGSLSSKVRQRALQHSLSKLQSARQSCQDQLAQLQRTLDLVETLKQGVDQKLQGGQEKLQQLWLEWSKKQPDGGKDQVPPEAVESGTVSMLQGLSQQLQSSCQPLVCSLQGLPAAVQDKAGQVRHNVEGLRAALGSVRSLQDVTGPVLARARDHAAQARLLMDELVEQVAFNTPLTWLVGPFAPSGKRPVEPEAE from the exons ATGCGCTCGGGGCGGGCTCCGGGCTATAAAGGGCGGCGGGGAGGAGCGGGGCGAGCCCGGAGCCGAACCGAGCGGAGCAGGACCGACCTCAGCCGCCAGCG acccaccaTGGCCACCAGCGAGCCCACGCCGGCGCAGCCCAAGGCAGAGGAGCCGCAG AACATCGGGACGCGCGTGGCCAACCTGCCCCTGGTGAGCTCAGCTTACGACATGGTGTCCTCCGCCTACACCTGCACCAAGGAGAGCCACCCCTACGTGCGCTCCGTCTGCGATGTGGCTGAGAAGGGCGTGAAGACGCTGACGGCGGCAGCGGTGAGCGGggcccagcccctcctcacccGGCTGGAGCCCCAGA tTTCTTCCGCCAATGAATTCGCCTGCAAAGGGCTGGACAagctggaggagaagctgcccatcctgcagcagccccccCAGAAG ATCATCTCAGACACCAAACTGCTGGTGACCTCCACGGTGACGGGGGCCAGGGATGTGCTGACCAGCACCGTGGCCGGGGCCAGAGATGCAGTGTCCAACACCATGGCCGGAGCCAGGGATGCAGTGTCCAGCAGGATGGCCGGAGCCAAAGATGCAGTGTCCGGCACTGTGGCTGGGGCTAAAGATGCAGTGTCCAGCACTGTGTCTGGGGCCAGGGATGCAGTGTCCAGTACAGTGGCCGGAGCCAGGGATGCAGTGTCCAGCACCGTGACCGGGGCCAAGGACGCGGTGACCAGCCGAGTGACCGGTGTGATGGACATGACCAAAGGGGCAGTGCAGGGTGGCGTGGAGATGACCAGGTCAGCGGTCAGCAGCGGTGTCAGCACCGTGGGCCAGATGGTGGCCAGCAGGGTGGACTCCATGCTGGGCAAGTCGGAGGAGCTGGTGGACCATTACCTGCCCTTGACAGACGGGGAGCTGG cccagctggccacGGCCGTGGAGGGCTTCGAGCcggagcagcagcggcagcagcagagctacTTCGTGCGCCTGGGCTCCCTGTCCAGCAAGGTGCGGCAGCGAGCGCTCCAGCACTCCCTGAGCAAACTGCAGAGCGCCcgccagagctgccaggaccagctggcccagctccagcGCACCCTCGACCTG GTGGAGACCCTGAAGCAAGGCGTGGACCAgaagctgcagggagggcaggagaagctgcagcagctgtggctggagtgGAGCAAGAAGCAGCCCGATGGTGGCAAGGACCAGGTGCCACCGGAG GCGGTGGAGTCGGGCACGGTGAGcatgctgcagggcctgagccagcagctgcagagctcctgccagccgCTGGTGTGCAGCCTGCAGGGCCTCCCCGCCGCCGTGCAGGACAAGGCGGGGCAGGTCCGGCACAACGTGGAGGGGCTGCGGGCGGCGCTGGGCTCGGTCCGCTCCCTGCAGGACGTGACGGGCCCCGTGCTGGCCCGGGCCCGCGACCACGCCGCCCAAGCCCGGCTGCTGATGGACGAGCTGGTGGAACAAGTGGCCTTCAACACCCCCCTGACGTGGCTGGTGGGACCCTTCGCCCCCTCGGGCAAGCGCCCGGTGGAGCCGGAGGCGGAGTAG